A window of Apium graveolens cultivar Ventura chromosome 8, ASM990537v1, whole genome shotgun sequence contains these coding sequences:
- the LOC141681016 gene encoding protein COFACTOR ASSEMBLY OF COMPLEX C SUBUNIT B CCB4, chloroplastic → MEAGTLFRYHIPLNLHNPQPHRPSFRPPSVKAYSNLQGDYRGPKPAKELIADWVTSNDDVVRSLPVYVGGFSLLAVLFNRTFSGIALVADASSSQSRADLLTLGLAVTNILTGLVWLSIRPKTISVVNPEGVDCQRICTDLSDAVVSELLWVWESVSEVTCCRSLVIVYNNICVLQIGCAAASSSCEGEPLLADATKLVQGSLYQSAIKSGSQSYLANLSLYPGKSQLPFLPSNTQAVILQPLGDKGIAVIGGDTIRGFTTSDQAWITLIGDKLDATLGSPKYTREPKSAVSKYEPLIVNPTG, encoded by the exons ATGGAAGCGGGAACACTTTTCCGTTATCACATTCCGTTAAATTTACATAACCCTCAACCTCACCGCCCCTCTTTCAGACCACCTTCCGTTAAGGCTTATTCCAATTTACAG GGAGATTACAGAGGACCTAAGCCAGCAAAAGAACTGATAGCTGATTGGGTAACAAGCAATGACGACGTCGTTCGATCCTTACCTGTTTATGTCGGAGGCTTCTCTTTATTAGCTGTTCTATTTAATCGTACATTTTCAGGCATTGCTCTTGTTGCTGATGCTAGTAG CTCACAGTCTAGAGCTGATCTTCTGACACTGGGGTTGGCAGTTACAAATATTTTAACTGGTCTGGTTTGGCTTTCCATCCGACCTAAAACTATTTCTGTG GTTAATCCTGAAGGTGTAGACTGTCAAAGAATATGCACTGACCTTTCCGATGCCGTTGTCTCTGAATTGCTATG GGTATGGGAGTCGGTATCGGAGGTGACATGCTGCAGATCTCTGGTTAttgtttataataatatatgtgTTCTCCAAATTGGATGTGCTGCTGCTTCTTCCTCTTGCGAAGGTGAACCTCTCCTAGCAGATGCTACTAAACTGGTGCAAGGGTCATTGTATCAAAGTGCTATAAAATCTGGATCGC AGAGTTACTTGGCCAACTTATCCCTCTATCCTGGGAAGTCCCAGCTGCCATTTCTTCCTTCAAATACACAG GCAGTAATCTTGCAACCTCTTGGAGATAAAGGAATTGCAGTAATTGGCGGTGACACCATTAGGGGCTTTACAACTTCTGATCAG GCATGGATTACATTGATCGGAGACAAGTTGGATGCTACTCTTG GGTCGCCCAAGTACACGCGTGAGCCAAAGTCAGCCGTTAGCAAGTATGAACCATTAATTGTGAATCCTACCGGATGA
- the LOC141676567 gene encoding uncharacterized protein LOC141676567 produces MSNSITLILLSLLSLSSQLERVIGENTQGGSVIGRRILMSFKETPKGLNVTYDCSPSGPCIPCLYSEKKDDKYRCSETGYRIPLKCVESKAASKEKDTKKKQGRSTLDTMHENVKVTLHDGEKLSSSDKQRSLLGDSSTSGSGLDSYITYRSCIPATNEEKISVLRFEGIMLCLLMLSGSFVYFKRKGNVSVSGAVRVPTSSRF; encoded by the exons ATGAGTAATTCAATCACACTAATCCTCCTCTCTCTCCTCTCCCTCTCTTCACAACT TGAAAGAGTAATTGGTGAAAATACACAAGGAGGCAGTGTAATTGGGCGACGAATACTAATGAGTTTCAAGGAGACGCCTAAAGGACTTAATGTTACTTATGATTGCTCTCCTTCTGGTCCTTGTATTCCTTGCCTCTACTCCGAAAAG AAAGATGACAAGTACCGATGTAGTGAAACTGGTTATCGTATACCTTTAAAATGTGTGGAAAGTAAAGCTGCTTCTAAAGAAAAAGACACCAAAAAGAAACAAGGCCGCTCTACTCTTGACACTATGCATGAGAATGTCAAGGTGACGTTGCATGACGGAGAAAAGTTGTCTAGTTCGGATAAACAGAGAAGTCTTTTGGGTGATTCATCTACATCAGGGAGTGGGTTAGATTCATACATCACATACAGAAGCTGTATACCAGCAACTAATGAAGAGAAAATATCAGTACTTAGATTTGAG GGAATTATGCTATGTTTGCTGATGCTTAGCGGATCATTCGTGTACTTCAAAAGAAAGGGAAATGTTTCTGTTTCAGGAGCAGTAAGAGTACCAACCAGTTCAAGGTTTTAG
- the LOC141676656 gene encoding serine/threonine-protein phosphatase PP2A-2 catalytic subunit-like, whose amino-acid sequence MASHGDLDRQIEQLMECKPLAEGDVKKLCDQARAILVEEWNVQPVKCPVTVCGDIHGQFYDLIELFRIGGSSPDTNYLFMGDYVDRGYYSVETVTLLVALKVRYRDRLTILRGNHESRQITQVYGFYDECLRKYGNANVWKFFTDLFDYLPLTALIESQIFCLHGGLSPSLDTLDNIRSLDRIQEVPHEGPMCDLLWSDPDDRCGWGISPRGAGYTFGQDIAAQFNHTNGLSLISRAHQLVMEGFNWCQDKNVVTVFSAPNYCYRCGNMAAILEIGENMDQNFLQFDPAPRQIEPDTTRKTPDYFL is encoded by the exons ATGGCGTCGCACGGAGATCTAGATCGACAGATCGAGCAATTGATGGAGTGTAAGCCTTTAGCGGAAGGAGATGTGAAGAAGCTGTGTGATCAAGCTAGGGCTATACTGGTTGAGGAATGGAATGTGCAGCCTGTGAAGTGTCCGGTGACTGTTTGCGGTGATATTCATGGTCAATTTTATGATTTGATTGAGTTGTTTCGTATCGGTGGAAGCTCTCCTGATACTAATTATCTTTTTATGGGCGATTATGTTG ATCGAGGGTACTATTCCGTGGAGACTGTTACCCTCCTAGTGGCGCTTAAAGTTCGATACAGAGATAGGCTTACAATCCTCAGAGGAAATCATGAAAGCAGACAAATTACTCAAGT GTATGGTTTTTATGATGAATGCTTGCGGAAGTATGGGAATGCTAATGTTTGGAAATTTTTTACTGACCTCTTTGATTATCTACCTCTTACTGCACTTATAGAGAGTCAG ATATTCTGTTTGCATGGAGGACTTTCACCATCTCTGGATACTTTAGATAACATCAGATCTCTGGATCGTATACAAGAG GTTCCACATGAAGGGCCAATGTGCGATCTTCTATGGTCTGATCCAGACGACCGGTGTGGCTGGGGAATATCTCCACGTGGGGCTGGTTATACCTTTGGACAGGATATAGCAGCTCAGTTCAACCACACTAATGGGTTATCTCTAATTTCTAGAGCCCATCAGCTAGTGATGGAAGGTTTTAATTGGTGTCAG GACAAAAATGTGGTGACAGTATTTAGTGCTCCCAACTACTGTTACCGCTGTGGAAATATGGCAGCAATTCTGGAAATTGGCGAGAACATGGATCAAAACTTCCTTCAATTTGATCCTGCACCTCGGCAGATTGAGCCTGACACCACCCGTAAGACTCCTGATTACTTTTTATAA